The following proteins are encoded in a genomic region of Vanessa cardui chromosome W, ilVanCard2.1, whole genome shotgun sequence:
- the LOC124542745 gene encoding uncharacterized protein LOC124542745, with product MFSNSKPFFGNITTFNHQHQDWVTYKSRLQQWFVANDIDGESDKGGLKRRAILLSAFDESTYQLASNLVFPKTLDAVSYVEIVRVLDVHFTPKRCGFAERHHFYAASQRPGESHAQWAARLRGLASHCSFKNLEEALLDKFVMGMLPGTEKEKLFAMEIGELSMAKAVDLAEGVRCARMATTAAGTAEGVSVDPLFKMTKGRTNRSDGDKCSVCGRKNHKSSECRFVNYRCKKCNNKGHLHRMCKKVNYVDSDEVNEGDDVLAD from the exons atgttttccaaTTCAAAGCcgttttttggaaatataactACATTTAATCATCAGCATCAAGATTGGGTCACATATAAAAGTCGACTCCAGCAGTGGTTCGTGGCAAATGACATCGATGGTGAATCGGACAAAGGAGGTCTTAAAAGGCGCGCCATATTGCTCAGCGCATTCGACGAGAGCACTTATCAACTGGCCAGCAATCTCGTTTTTCCAAAAACTCTTGACGCAGTGAGTTATGTGGAAATTGTACGAGTTTTGGATGTACATTTTACTCCAAAGCGCTGCGGGTTTGCAGAACGTCATCACTTTTACGCGGCGTCGCAGCGACCGGGGGAGTCGCATGCGCAGTGGGCGGCGCGGTTACGAGGTCTAGCGAGCCATTGCAGTTTCAAGAATTTAGAAGAAGCTTTGCTAGACAAATTTGTGATGGGGATGCTTCCGGGTACCGAAAAAGAAAAACTCTTCGCAATGGAAATCGGGGAGTTGTCGATGGCAAAGGCGGTTGACCTGGCGGAGGGCGTGCGGTGTGCACGCATGGCGACTACGGCAGCAGGCACAGCAGAAGGAGTCAGCGTTGACCCTTTGTTTAAAATGACAAAGGGCCGCACCAATCGTAGTGACGGTGATAAGTGTTCCGTGTGTGGTCGAAAGAATCACAAATCTAGTGAGTGTCGCTTTGTAAATTACCGGTGTAAGAAGTGCAATAATAAGGGTCACCTGCACCGAATGTGTAAAAAAGTCAATTACGTAGACTCAGATGAGGTGAACGAGGGTGACGACG TGCTTGCAGACTAA
- the LOC124542641 gene encoding uncharacterized protein LOC124542641, translated as MLLRDSAGETLSPDQSAKLLAETFYPNDSVHAETEQQKSTRAITEDKTPAEIKELSNDDPPFTTAELELVLSSLNPKKAPGPDGLTSDICTAAINCNREVFLTLADKCLSLSYFPKQWKVAHVCILRKPGKEDYTHPKSYRPIGLLPILGKIVEKLMVGRLQWRLLPTLHPSQYGFMPQRGTEDALYDLIDYIQEEDRRITVNYARATSEKGTTKRCVKGSIGGPTFWNLILDSLLQKMATMGVHCQAFADDVVLVFSNHHTSGLQTTAESTLTAVQEWGVENKLSFAVHKTNAMLITKKLKFDTPVIHMSGTQLSLVTEIKLLGLIIGSKLTFNAHVVATCKKAAEIYKQLARAAKVSWGLNGEIVRTIYMAVIEPIVLYAASICKAYRTVSLTSALALAGLLPLDLRVREAATLFKIKKGYCVDLIPPGRELERRVGPLQNPHPSLLETTEYVRLESLDSQALEKHHIVGPLIFTDGSKIDGKVGAALTWWDQGTESRYSTFRLEPHNTVFQSEMYALLRAIKMVKKSKYRSTNILSDSRSSLDLLRCPSVTHPLALEIKECIREIQEEGRTVRFFWLRAHVGTPGNERAGELAKKAALTKKTAPDYDKVPISYVRRQIRGETVKRWQLRYESSQTGAVTKLFLPDIKKANKLVRKSVLTPVDTQILTGHGGFAAYLHRFKIKDSPSCVCDPECEETILHIILECPRFGIERLELEIKIQTRLDQSSLQTIMEKETTRTPFLAFARKAAQVAAKRNSSSATSSLTPPPHNHKLKTQRSHQHRRHKTHSTTLSLQTHC; from the exons ATGCTGCTGAGAGACTCAGCTGGTGAAACACTGTCACCAGATCAGTCAGCTAAGCTTCTCGCGGAAACATTCTATCCAAACGACTCTGTCCATGCCGAAACAGAACAGCAAAAGTCCACGAGGGCAATCACAGAAGACAAAACTCCAGCGGAGATTAAAGAACTTTCGAATGATGACCCACCTTTCACAACCGCGGAGCTGGAATTGGTTCTCTCGAGTCTCAATCCAAAGAAAGCTCCAGGTCCGGATGGGTTAACGTCCGATATATGCACCGCAGCAATAAATTGTAACAGGGAGGTATTCTTAACATTAGCAGACAAGTGCCTATCGCTATCGTACTTCCCCAAACAGTGGAAAGTTGCCCATGTTTGCATTCTCCGCAAACCAGGAAAAGAGGATTACACCCACCCTAAGTCCTACAGACCGATCGGATTATTACCAATCCTCGGTAAGATAGTAGAAAAACTTATGGTGGGCAGGCTTCAATGGCGCTTACTCCCCACTTTGCACCCGAGCCAGTACGGATTTATGCCACAGCGAGGAACGGAAGACGCTCTTTACGACCTAATTGACTATATCCAGGAGGAA GACCGGAGAATAACAGTTAACTACGCCAGAGCGACTAGCGAGAAGGGAACCACGAAGAGATGTGTCAAAGGGTCCATTGGCGGACCCACCTTCTGGAACCTCATCCTCGATTCACTTTTACAAAAAATGGCAACAATGGGGGTGCACTGCCAAGCTTTCGCAGACGACGTAGTCCTTGTTTTTTCCAATCACCATACCAGCGGGTTGCAGACTACAGCTGAATCCACCTTAACGGCCGTACAGGAGTGGGGCGTCGAAAACAAACTGAGCTTCGCAGTGCACAAGACCAACGCGATGCTTATCACCAAGAAGTTAAAATTCGACACTCCAGTGATCCATATGTCCGGTACCCAGCTGAGTCTAGTAACCGAGATCAAGCTGCTGGGTCTCATAATAGGCTCCAAACTCACCTTTAACGCACATGTGGTCGCTACCTGTAAAAAGGCGGCAGAAATTTATAAACAACTAGCACGTGCAGCAAAGGTGTCATGGGGTCTCAATGGAGAAATAGTGAGAACCATCTACATGGCAGTTATAGAGCCTATTGTCCTGTATGCGGCTAGC ATATGCAAGGCGTACAGAACAGTATCTCTCACATCGGCACTAGCCCTAGCAGGACTACTCCCCCTTGACCTCCGCGTCCGAGAGGCTGCCACCCTATTCAAGATAAAAAAAGGCTACTGCGTGGACCTCATACCACCTGGACGCGAACTGGAGCGCAGGGTGGGTCCTTTGCAAAACCCCCACCCATCGTTACTCGAAACAACTGAGTATGTGCGCTTGGAGAGCCTGGACTCACAAGCCCTTGAAAAACATCATATAGTTGGCCCCCTTATCTTCACCGATGGCAGCAAGATAGACGGAAAAGTCGGTGCTGCTCTAACATGGTGGGATCAAGGAACAGAATCCAGATACTCCACGTTCCGTCTGGAACCGCACAACACAGTCTTCCAATCGGAAATGTATGCACTCCTCAGAGCTATCAAAATGGTCAAGAAATCGAAGTACCGCTCTACCAACATCTTGAGCGACTCAAGATCCTCGCTTGACCTACTAAGGTGTCCATCGGTAACACATCCCTTGGCCCTTGAAATAAAGGAGTGCATACGAGAAATCCAAGAGGAGGGAAGAACTGTTCGGTTTTTCTGGTTAAGGGCCCACGTAGGAACGCCGGGCAATGAAAGAGCGGGTGAGTTAGCCAAAAAAGCGGCTCTCACAAAAAAGACGGCACCTGACTACGATAAAGTCCCAATATCGTATGTCAGAAGGCAGATACGAGGGGAGACTGTCAAGAGGTGGCAGTTGCGATACGAATCCTCACAAACCGGAGCAGTCACTAAATTATTCTTACCAGACATAAAGAAAGCCAACAAATTGGTAAGAAAATCGGTACTAACACCAGTCGACACTCAAATTCTGACCGGTCATGGGGGATTCGCGGCGTACCTCCATCGATTTAAAATCAAAGATAGCCCTTCTTGCGTCTGCGACCCCGAATGCGAGGAAACCATCCTCCACATAATTTTAGAATGCCCAAGATTCGGTATAGAAAGACTGGAACTAGAAATTAAGATCCAAACCAGACTAGACCAGTCCTCTCTCCAAACCATCATGGAGAAGGAGACCACAAGAACACCGTTCCTCGCATTCGCCAGAAAAGCCGCCCAAGTAGCCGCAAAAAGAAATAGTTCGTCCGCTACATCATCtttaaccccccccccccacaacCACAAACTCAAAACACAACGCTCTCACCAGCACAGACGTCACAAAACACACAGCACAACACTATCACTACAAACTCATTGTTGA